TCCATGCCGATGCCGTGGCCCGTGCGGTGCACGAAGTAGGCGCCGTAGCCGGCTTGCTCGATGTGGTCGCGCGCCGCCCGGTCGACGTCCTGGCAGGGGGTGCCGGCGGTGGCCGCTCCGACGCCGAGGGCCTGGGCGCGGCGGACGACCTCGTAGACCTCGGCCAGCTCGGGCGGGGGCGGGCCGGTGAACACCGTGCGGGTCATGTCCGAGCAGTAACCGTCGAGGGTGCCCCCGAAGTCGCAGACCACGGCCTCGCCGGGCCCGATGACCCGGTGACCCGCCTCGTGGTGAGGGCTGGCCCCGTTGGGCCCCGACGCCACGATGGCGAAGTTGACCCGCTGGTGGCCCTCGGACAGCAGGCGCTCGCCGATCTCGCGCGACACGGCCGCCTCGGTGCGCCCCACCAGCGCGATATCCCCGGCCAGGAGCTGGGCCGCCACCCGGTCGGCCGCCTGGGCGGCCCGCCCCAAGGCGGCTACCTCGTCGTCGTCCTTGACGGCCCGCAGCGGGCCAGTGACCACCGACGCCCGCTGCCAGGAACGGGATGGCAAGGCCTCCTGGAGGCCGATCAGGAACGTGGCCCATGCCCGGTCTGACACGGCCAGGCGCAACCGTCCGCCCACCAGGGCCGACACCACGGCCACCGGGTCCTCGGTCTCGTCCCACGGCCTGACGGCGAACACGTCGGGCCGGGGATCGACCCGGGGCGCTTCCAGCCGGGGCACGACCAGGGTGGCGTCCCCGTCGGCCGGGAAGACGAGCATGGTCAAGCGCTCGAGGGGCATGGCCTCGTAGCCCGTCAGCCACGGCAGGTCGGCCCCCAGCGAGAGCAGCAGGGCGTCGACGCCCAGCTCCTGCATCCTTGCCCGCACCCGGGCGGACCGGGTCACCAGGTCAGCAGCCACCGGGGCAGCGTACCGGCGGCGACATACTTGTCGGCGTGCCCCTCACCCATCCCCGGCGGCCCCGCGCCCGAGCCGACCGGGTCACGAGGTCGGTAGCCGCGGTGCTGGTGCTGGTCATGCTGGCCGTCTTGACCACTGGCTGCCGCTGGGGTGGTGACCGCGAGGCCGGGCCTGTCGCGCCCCTGGCCCCACCCACCGCTGCCCCGTCCACCGGCCCGGGAGCCGGCGGGGGGTCGCTCGCGCCCGCGAGCCGCACGCCGGTGGCCGGCTTCGGCGAGGTCGCCTACCGGGTCTCGGGCTCGATGGCCCTGCGCTGTGCCCTCCTGGCCGAGACGGCCGCCCAGCGCAGCCGGGGCCTGATGAACCAGACGAGCCTGTCGGGCTACGACGGCATGTTGTTCGTGTTCGAGTCCGACACCCGGGGCGCCTTCTGGATGAAGGACACCCCGCTGCCTCTGTCGATCGCCTGGTTCGACGCGTCCGGGCGTCTGGTGTCGACGGCCGACATGGAGCCCTGCCTGGGTGGCGGCGACTGCCCGCTCTACCCGCCCACCGGGCCCTACCGCTACGCCCTGGAGGTGGCCCAGGGAGGCTTGGCCCCCCTCGGGGTGGAGCCCGGGTCGACCATCACCATCGGCGGAGCGTGCCCGTGAACCCCCTCGGCCAGGTGGGGGGGTGGCTGGCCGAGGCCCGCGACGCCGGGCTGCTGGCCTGGGACACGGCCGTGGTGGCCACCGCCACCCCCGACGGGCGCCCGTCGGCTCGGGCCGTGATCCTGCGGGGCCTCGACGAGCGGGGCTTCGTCTTCTACACCGACACCCGCAGTCGCAAGGGCCGAGAGCTGGCCGCCAACCCCCGGGCCGCCCTGGTGCTGCACTGGGCCGAGCTCGAGCGCCAGGTGAGGGCCGAGGGCCGGGTCGAGGCTGTCAGCGCGGCCGAGTCCGACGCCTACTTCGCCCGCCGCCCGCGCGGCCACCAACTCGGCGCCTGGACCTCCCACCAGAGCCAGGTGCTCGGCGACCGCTCTGAGCTCGAAGCCCGCCTGGCCGAGGTCACGGCCCGGTTTGAGGGCACCGAGGTGCCCCGCCCCCATTACTGGGGCGGCTACCGGTTGGTGCCCGAGGAGGTCGAGCTCTGGCAGGGCCGGCCCGACCGCCTCCACGACCGGGTGCGCCACCGGCTCTCGGCCGGCGGCTGGCAGTCCGAGCCCCTCTGGCCCTAGCCCCGAGCCGAGCCCGCCCCCCGCCCGTTCCCGGTTATTGGCGGCCACCGCCGGGAGGTTCCAGGTGCTTGGCGCCCCAGGCCACCTGACCTCCCAGAGCCCCGTCAGGACGACACTCTGGTTCTGGCCAAACGCTCCCATGCGTCGGGCCCTTGGGCTATCGGTCCGTCATCTCACCAAACGCACTGTTCCTCGGGCATGGTTGCCATTGCCCGTCCACCCGCACCATTGGGATGCGGACGAAGGCGTCGCCTCGTGTACCAGTCAGCTCGGGCTGATCGGCCGGCGAGCCGGCCAGTCAGCCCGAGGGGCATCGAGTAGTCAGCCCTGTCGAAAATTACCGCGCCGCCGTCGTCCGCGCGGAAGCGGTGCTCGTGGCGCAATGCGCAAACGGCCCTGACTTCATCTCGTCGACAAAGAACCTAGGACGGTCGTGGCGTGAGATCGCCGAAACCGGCTATCGCCGCTAACACTACAAAGAAAGGGGGATCAAGACTTGGTCAACTATGCTGCGTAGACCCAAACGATGAACATGGTGAAGCCACCGAACAACATCAAGGCACCTCCAAGGACAGGGACGGGATCGATTGGGGTATGGAATCCGGCCCACATGGCGTAGAGGCCGCCAGCTATCAGTCCAACAGCAAGGCCAAACAGATAGATCTTCTTCCCGAAGTTCGTCAGTTTTAGAATGCTGTCTGCATTCTTTATCATCCCTCGTCCTGAGGTGATCAAGCAACCTACTCCCAGGAGGCCAGTCACAACAACTGCGGGGAGGGGGTGCTGACGAGCAACCCCTGCCGTAGCAGCTGAAACCAAGACAACACCGCCGACAACACTAAGCACCAGAAGGCGGAACTCACTTGCTGACATTGTCCCTCATCGAAACGTGAGTACGGATGGTCCAGTGAAGTCGACATCGTTCAGAGCTCCCCATGCACCAAACAAGCACGCACCAGCGACGCTAGCCGCGATCGACCCAGCGGGTGACCATCGTCCTCGAGCTGCCCGCTTGGGACCACACCAACGGGATGACTGCCATCCATGCGGTGGTCGACGTGCTGGGCCGTCTCGACCGGGACGGGCTACGCCCCTTATCGCACGACCATCGACGTCGCCGAACTACCGACAACCTGAGCACCGGCGGCGACAACGCCAGGACCCGCGGCGACACCTTGAGCATCAACCGTCCCGGACGAGAGTGTCGCCGCTGTCCTCAACCTGAACGTCGGGCAACAGGGGGGCACGAGCCGTTGGGCGACGGGCCGGTGAAGCACGACGAGGGGGCGGGGCCGAAGGTGGCCGAGGGCCGCCCGGCGTGGTCGTAGTGCATGGCCGTCACCCGCCCGGCGGCGTCGGTGCTCAGGGCCAGGCGGTCCCCGCTGCCCCAGGTGTAGGAGGTGCTGTGCCCGGTGGCGTCGGTGCCCGACAGGGCCCGCCCGAAGGTGTCCATGGTCACCCGCCGGGCCCAACCGGGGGCCGAGGTGACCCCCGCCACCTGCACCCGGGCCTCGGTGGGCGAGGGGTGCTCGTAGTGGTGGGCGGGCCGGGGCGCCCCCTCGGCGGGGGCGGCCAGGGTGACCGAGGAGGGCCGGCCCCCGTCGTAGGCGATGTCGGTGCGGTCCTGGGGCCCGGCCATGGGTCCTGGTCCGCACTGCAGGGTTCGTACACCAGGTTGACATTCCCACCCGCGCCTCGTCGGGGAACGGCGCCCGGGTGACGTGGCCGCACGAGCAGCGGCAGGCGTGGGAGCGGTGCTCGGTGACCACCGGGCGGACCTCGAGCAGCTCGATCGCCTGGCGGGCCGAGAACTCGCTCGGCGAGCCGTCCCCGAGCTCGGCCCCGCAATCTTCGCAGCGCTGCGGCCGGTGGTCGACGACCTCGTCGGGCTTCGGTGACATCTCCAGGCCCTTGCCCCTGGCGCCCCGCTGCTTGCCCCGTCGGCGCTTTGCCCCGCCACTGCCGGCCTCTGCCCGTCGCGCGCGCTTCTCGGCCTGGCGCTGGCGCTCGGCGGCGGAGTCCCGCGACGAAGGCTTCCCCGAGTTCCCCGAGTTCTGCCCCAACTGCCGTCGCAGCTCGGCTACGAGCGCCTCGAGCCGCTCGATCGCCTGGCGCTGGGAATCGATCAGCTCCGCCTGCTGGGCGACGACCGCCTCCAGGTCGGCGATGCGCCGCTCGTGCTCGGAGGCCGAGGGCGCGTCGTGTGCCATGTACACACTCTCGCGACCACCCCTCTTGTCTCCTGCTTACAACGGTGACAATTCATGGGCGATCGACATCAGCGTCGACGGCGGACGTGAACACTTAGCCTAGCCTTACTCCCTAGAGGCGAGGCAGAAAGGCTATCGCCGCCGACCTCACCAGCGATTCAAGAAGCGGTCAAGTGCGAGTAGGATCGCGCACACCGTAGCCAGTAGGATGATGGCAAGGAAAAACTCCAATACAGACAGGCCGCGCCAGATAGCACGCAAGACAGTTACGCCAAGGACAAATAGCAGGAACACATTACGGTTCCTTGTAGATGCGCGTGGCGAATCTCGATTGTCGGTATTAGACACATGAAACCTTTAGGCAGGTACTGCAATCCTGACGCCTCATACGTTCTTTTTCCCCCATTCTTGTTCTAAAGTTATTGCCTGGGGAAAAGCTCCACACAGAGCGTTTCACAACTATGGACTAGTCCACCGTAGCGGTCAAAGTGATGGGCACTATGGCGTCGAGGTCTCAACGCTCTGTTCGCGGCCTTGAGTTGGAGGACGTTCAGGAACCGATGTCCTTTCGACCATCGAGGATGAACAGACTGGGGACGAAACTGAAGGCCAGGTCACCGGGACTTCCGTGACGGGCCACTAGCTAGTACCCAATTGCAGCACAGGCAGCGTCGAGCGCAGTAATCGCCACAGTTGCATAAGGTACAACTGTTGCTACTCGCCCGCCGACTGCCGTCGCTCCTTTGTGGGTAAGATCGCCAACAATGTACGCCTCAAGCGCCTGGTCAAAGGCCTTGGTAGGATCAGTGCTAGTCACTGAACGCGCGAAGCCACCTAGGCTAAAGAACTGCACTACGTTGCGAAACGGCTTGGGGCATTCGATGCGGCTAATGTGAGGCTCATCATAGCGACGGCCTTTACCAACGAAGTCGAAGTAGATAGAGCTGTCGTCGTTAGCCTTTGCTGTCCGGTAGTGGAGACATTCCTCACC
This region of Actinomycetota bacterium genomic DNA includes:
- a CDS encoding DUF192 domain-containing protein; this encodes MPLTHPRRPRARADRVTRSVAAVLVLVMLAVLTTGCRWGGDREAGPVAPLAPPTAAPSTGPGAGGGSLAPASRTPVAGFGEVAYRVSGSMALRCALLAETAAQRSRGLMNQTSLSGYDGMLFVFESDTRGAFWMKDTPLPLSIAWFDASGRLVSTADMEPCLGGGDCPLYPPTGPYRYALEVAQGGLAPLGVEPGSTITIGGACP
- a CDS encoding aminopeptidase P family protein, whose product is MAADLVTRSARVRARMQELGVDALLLSLGADLPWLTGYEAMPLERLTMLVFPADGDATLVVPRLEAPRVDPRPDVFAVRPWDETEDPVAVVSALVGGRLRLAVSDRAWATFLIGLQEALPSRSWQRASVVTGPLRAVKDDDEVAALGRAAQAADRVAAQLLAGDIALVGRTEAAVSREIGERLLSEGHQRVNFAIVASGPNGASPHHEAGHRVIGPGEAVVCDFGGTLDGYCSDMTRTVFTGPPPPELAEVYEVVRRAQALGVGAATAGTPCQDVDRAARDHIEQAGYGAYFVHRTGHGIGMEEHEDPYLVAGNRTPLEPGHAFSVEPGIYLPGRAGVRIEDIVVAGADTPVPLNQADHSLTVVEA
- the pdxH gene encoding pyridoxamine 5'-phosphate oxidase, which produces MPVNPLGQVGGWLAEARDAGLLAWDTAVVATATPDGRPSARAVILRGLDERGFVFYTDTRSRKGRELAANPRAALVLHWAELERQVRAEGRVEAVSAAESDAYFARRPRGHQLGAWTSHQSQVLGDRSELEARLAEVTARFEGTEVPRPHYWGGYRLVPEEVELWQGRPDRLHDRVRHRLSAGGWQSEPLWP